Proteins co-encoded in one Haloarcula pelagica genomic window:
- a CDS encoding hybrid sensor histidine kinase/response regulator codes for MSEIVHDLDVLVVEDNPGDATLLRKRFERQFGSREASLTLLHEETLDAGIEQARTAGIDIVLLDLGLERTTGLATLEAFLDAVDSVPVIVLTGLDDEELALAAIREGAQDYLVKGDLTDALLTRTIRYARERHEQEQELQRRTEQMEFFNSILRHDILNGMNVIRSRADLLEGDLDGQQAEYAETIVDWSDDIIDLTRKVRSVLDTLSGESLAELEAVELGPTLEAAADRARSMAEGCTVTVEDTADTTVVADELLEDVFGNVLTNAVEHGGPAPTIDISVTVDDQRVTIRAADDGPGIDPADRRSVFERGATGAESSGTGFGLYFVDAMIESYGGEVWIEESDAGGTAVVADLQRASGHWPPEG; via the coding sequence ATGTCCGAGATCGTCCACGACCTCGACGTGCTCGTCGTCGAGGACAACCCCGGCGACGCGACGCTGCTCCGCAAGCGGTTCGAGCGACAGTTCGGGAGCCGCGAGGCGTCGCTGACGCTGCTCCACGAGGAGACGCTCGACGCGGGGATCGAACAGGCCCGGACCGCCGGTATCGACATCGTCTTGCTCGATCTCGGGCTCGAACGGACGACGGGACTGGCGACGCTCGAGGCGTTCCTCGACGCGGTCGACTCGGTGCCGGTGATCGTCCTCACGGGACTGGACGACGAGGAACTGGCCCTGGCCGCGATCCGGGAGGGCGCACAGGACTACCTCGTCAAGGGCGATCTGACCGACGCGTTGCTCACACGGACGATCCGGTACGCGCGCGAACGCCACGAGCAGGAACAGGAGCTCCAGCGCCGGACCGAACAGATGGAGTTCTTCAACAGCATCCTCCGGCACGACATCCTCAACGGGATGAACGTCATCCGGTCGCGCGCCGACCTCCTCGAAGGTGATCTCGACGGGCAACAGGCGGAGTACGCGGAGACGATCGTCGACTGGAGCGACGACATCATCGACCTCACCCGGAAAGTCCGCTCGGTCCTGGACACGCTCTCGGGCGAGTCACTGGCGGAACTGGAAGCGGTCGAACTCGGGCCGACGCTGGAGGCGGCCGCCGACCGAGCCCGATCGATGGCCGAGGGCTGTACGGTGACCGTCGAGGACACCGCGGACACCACCGTCGTGGCCGACGAACTCCTGGAAGATGTCTTCGGCAACGTCCTCACGAACGCCGTCGAACACGGCGGCCCGGCCCCCACGATCGACATCTCGGTCACCGTCGACGACCAACGCGTCACGATCAGGGCCGCGGACGACGGCCCCGGGATCGACCCGGCGGATCGGCGGTCGGTGTTCGAGCGGGGCGCGACCGGCGCGGAGTCGAGTGGCACCGGATTCGGTCTCTACTTCGTCGACGCGATGATCGAGAGCTACGGCGGCGAGGTCTGGATCGAGGAGAGCGACGCCGGCGGGACGGCGGTCGTCGCCGATCTCCAGCGCGCCAGCGGCCACTGGCCCCCCGAGGGGTGA
- a CDS encoding METTL5 family protein, whose protein sequence is MPTKSALAQQLAVVAGFDDPRASLEQYRTPPDLAAHLVHTADLQGDLDGRTVVDLGCGTGMLALGAALRGPDTVVGLDIDAAPLSTARDNERKVGSTTSVSWVRADATVPPLCPPVEETTVVMNPPFGAQADNEHADRAFLETAAALSSVSYSVHNEGSQSFVEAFAEDNGGRVTHAFQTAFELPRQFEFHEADRSEITVEVYRVEWT, encoded by the coding sequence ATGCCCACGAAGAGCGCCCTCGCCCAGCAACTCGCCGTCGTGGCGGGGTTCGACGATCCGCGCGCCAGTCTGGAACAGTATCGGACGCCGCCGGACCTCGCCGCCCACCTCGTCCACACCGCGGACCTTCAGGGCGATCTCGACGGCCGGACCGTCGTCGATCTGGGCTGTGGCACGGGGATGCTCGCGCTCGGGGCCGCGTTGCGTGGCCCGGACACCGTGGTCGGACTCGACATCGACGCCGCACCACTGTCGACCGCTCGGGACAACGAGCGGAAGGTCGGATCGACGACCTCGGTGTCGTGGGTCCGCGCGGACGCGACCGTCCCGCCGCTGTGTCCTCCCGTCGAGGAGACGACCGTCGTGATGAATCCCCCCTTCGGCGCACAGGCCGACAACGAACACGCCGACCGGGCGTTCCTCGAAACCGCGGCCGCCCTCTCGTCGGTCTCCTATTCGGTCCACAACGAGGGCAGCCAGTCGTTCGTCGAGGCCTTCGCCGAGGACAACGGCGGACGGGTGACACACGCCTTCCAGACGGCGTTCGAACTCCCCCGCCAGTTCGAGTTCCACGAGGCCGACCGCAGCGAGATCACGGTCGAGGTGTACCGCGTCGAGTGGACCTAG
- a CDS encoding DoxX family protein, whose amino-acid sequence MAFETAGAAELFLLGRVLFGGVLAFTGLNHFLNDDGMIPYAEAKGLPAPAAAVYGSGGLLVVSGVLVILGAYPVIAAGALATFLVGSAVTMHDFWAVPEDQQQDEMTQFLKNVALAGGAFALLSAAGTAWPYSVGLGLV is encoded by the coding sequence ATGGCCTTCGAGACGGCCGGCGCGGCCGAGCTGTTCCTGCTCGGGCGGGTCCTGTTCGGCGGCGTCCTCGCGTTCACCGGGCTGAACCACTTCCTGAACGACGACGGGATGATCCCCTACGCCGAGGCGAAGGGACTGCCCGCGCCCGCCGCCGCAGTCTACGGGAGCGGGGGGCTGCTCGTCGTAAGCGGCGTCCTGGTGATTCTCGGGGCGTACCCGGTGATCGCTGCCGGCGCGCTGGCGACGTTCCTCGTCGGGTCCGCGGTGACGATGCACGACTTCTGGGCGGTCCCCGAGGACCAACAGCAAGACGAGATGACGCAGTTCCTGAAAAACGTCGCGCTGGCCGGCGGCGCGTTCGCGCTGCTTTCGGCCGCCGGGACCGCCTGGCCCTACAGCGTCGGCCTCGGACTGGTCTGA
- a CDS encoding winged helix-turn-helix transcriptional regulator translates to MSSELRHEADADEGPCAVIESLDQIGSRWRLVVLHELQDGERRFNELKRATDASSRTLSRVLDDLQEMGFVERRLEEDAPVATYYRLTDKGRSLCPVFEEIEDWADEWLAPGAD, encoded by the coding sequence ATGTCATCCGAACTTCGCCACGAGGCAGACGCCGACGAGGGTCCCTGTGCCGTCATCGAATCGCTCGACCAGATCGGGTCGCGCTGGCGGCTGGTCGTCCTCCACGAACTCCAGGACGGGGAACGCCGGTTCAACGAACTCAAGCGCGCGACCGACGCCAGTTCTCGGACGCTGTCCCGCGTGCTGGACGATCTACAGGAGATGGGCTTCGTCGAGCGCCGGCTCGAAGAGGACGCGCCGGTCGCGACGTACTACCGACTCACCGACAAGGGACGGTCGCTCTGTCCGGTGTTCGAGGAGATCGAGGACTGGGCCGACGAGTGGCTGGCGCCGGGCGCGGACTGA
- a CDS encoding sulfatase-like hydrolase/transferase produces MNVLLIILDSVRARNLSLYGHANETTPFLSSFASDATVYEQARSPGARSVTSHTSIFTGLHVEEHNVTAAKYRIDPAHTVFEQLRRDGYATGVFSENNWITDVDVGLSEGFDHVAGARSAMFPEAMNPESFVSNHGRGAYSEYLKAALRSEQPLKSLANGVSTKLSSDYPSYTPEFMKASTPATTYIDEFLHWQADRTGDWAACLNLMDAHIPYEPRGEHDIWGGSECQSLHDSFLDHKWDFASGRRPWWQKKAVEALYDGAIHEMDAALELLVERLRERGELDDTLLVVTSDHGEGFGEPSYVRNDIRVAEHGVSIHDAVLHVPLVVRFPGEGSGERIAAPASLTEFPRVVEAARTGEADRDEFCPDGPVIASAVGLDEPLQERAGQYVDDLSPWLSTSRAVFEPAPDGEVDKYCTGRDGSATVRVRDAQTSYRTATTGADEVESAFADIGDAGLREEGDGVDAIEGDTYQRLEDLGYV; encoded by the coding sequence ATGAACGTCCTACTGATCATTCTCGACAGCGTCCGAGCACGGAACCTGAGCCTGTACGGCCACGCGAACGAGACGACGCCCTTCCTCTCGTCGTTCGCGTCGGACGCGACGGTGTACGAGCAGGCCCGCTCGCCGGGCGCCCGGAGCGTCACGAGCCACACGTCCATCTTCACCGGCCTCCACGTCGAGGAACACAACGTCACCGCCGCGAAGTACCGGATCGACCCCGCCCACACCGTCTTCGAGCAGCTCCGCCGGGACGGCTACGCGACCGGCGTGTTCTCGGAGAACAACTGGATCACCGACGTGGATGTCGGACTCAGCGAGGGGTTCGACCACGTCGCTGGCGCCCGGAGCGCGATGTTCCCCGAGGCGATGAACCCCGAGTCGTTCGTCTCGAACCACGGCCGAGGCGCCTACAGCGAGTATCTCAAGGCCGCACTGCGGAGCGAGCAGCCGCTGAAATCCCTCGCAAACGGCGTCAGCACGAAACTCTCCTCGGACTACCCGTCCTACACGCCGGAGTTCATGAAGGCGTCGACCCCAGCGACCACCTACATCGACGAGTTCCTGCACTGGCAGGCCGACCGGACGGGCGACTGGGCCGCGTGTCTCAATCTCATGGACGCCCACATCCCCTACGAGCCCCGAGGTGAACACGACATCTGGGGTGGGTCGGAGTGTCAGTCCCTCCACGACTCCTTCCTCGACCACAAGTGGGACTTCGCCTCGGGCCGGCGCCCCTGGTGGCAGAAGAAAGCCGTCGAAGCGCTGTACGACGGCGCCATCCACGAGATGGACGCCGCGCTAGAACTGCTGGTCGAGCGGTTGCGCGAGCGTGGCGAACTCGACGACACGCTCCTGGTCGTGACCAGCGACCACGGCGAGGGCTTCGGCGAACCCAGCTACGTCCGGAATGACATCCGCGTGGCCGAACACGGCGTGTCGATTCACGACGCCGTGCTCCACGTCCCGCTCGTGGTCCGATTCCCCGGCGAGGGCAGCGGGGAGCGTATCGCCGCGCCGGCGTCGCTGACCGAGTTCCCCCGCGTCGTCGAGGCCGCCCGGACGGGCGAGGCAGACCGCGACGAGTTCTGCCCAGACGGTCCCGTGATCGCGTCGGCCGTCGGGCTCGACGAACCGCTCCAGGAGCGGGCCGGCCAGTACGTCGACGACCTCTCGCCGTGGCTCTCGACCTCACGAGCGGTCTTCGAGCCCGCCCCGGACGGCGAAGTCGACAAGTACTGCACCGGTCGTGACGGGTCCGCGACCGTCCGGGTCCGAGACGCACAGACTTCCTACCGCACCGCGACGACAGGTGCCGACGAGGTCGAGTCCGCCTTCGCCGACATCGGCGACGCCGGCCTCCGTGAGGAGGGCGACGGCGTCGATGCCATCGAGGGCGACACCTATCAGCGGCTCGAAGACCTCGGGTACGTATGA
- a CDS encoding sulfatase codes for MSRKNIVWITLDSVRSDHTSMDGYERDTTPTMADIGRRGHQFTECIAHSKSTLPSSGAMLTGYTPSRNTLGIDGNVLPDGVRTIAERFSDAGYTTACLSRNSYVSPETGLDRGFDRFQWLAASNVYEAGVGTLLRYLLNIRSHSAGLTLDTAKHASPFLMNEVAKDWLDDFASQEPFFFYLHYNEPHRPYYPPKPYLDRYTDGLSMSPKAAAERALEIHYDFAEIIADGCNLTDEEWRALHAMYDAEIAYTDDMVRRLLSYIDSLPMDDPIVVVTADHGELFGEAGLLAHRYVLDDAVTRVPLVIDGIGDLAAGPDDLVQHADVMATLLAMADADHEDTMGVDLREEVREFAVSQRVSVGYDAILEHDPDFDTSQFHSGLLTALRTKEHKLLTSDDDPELFELPDEETDVADAQPETLASLSAALDDWLAVHGQPDTEAETGEFSDEVQDQLRDLGYI; via the coding sequence ATGTCTCGCAAGAATATCGTCTGGATCACGCTCGACAGCGTCCGCTCCGATCACACCTCTATGGACGGCTACGAGCGGGACACGACCCCGACGATGGCCGATATCGGCCGTCGGGGCCACCAGTTCACCGAGTGCATCGCCCACAGCAAGTCGACACTGCCCTCCAGTGGCGCGATGCTGACCGGCTACACGCCGTCCCGGAACACGCTCGGGATCGACGGCAACGTCCTCCCGGACGGGGTCCGCACTATCGCCGAGCGGTTCTCTGACGCGGGATACACGACCGCCTGCCTCTCGCGGAACTCCTACGTCAGCCCCGAGACGGGGCTCGACCGCGGCTTCGACCGGTTCCAGTGGCTCGCCGCCTCCAACGTCTACGAGGCCGGCGTCGGCACGCTGTTGCGCTACCTGCTGAACATCCGCTCGCACTCGGCGGGCCTGACCCTCGACACCGCAAAACACGCCTCGCCGTTCCTGATGAACGAGGTCGCCAAGGACTGGCTCGACGACTTCGCCAGCCAGGAGCCCTTTTTCTTCTATCTCCACTACAACGAGCCCCACCGCCCCTACTACCCGCCGAAGCCGTACCTGGACCGGTACACCGACGGGCTCTCGATGTCGCCCAAGGCCGCCGCCGAGCGCGCCCTGGAGATCCACTACGACTTCGCGGAGATCATCGCGGACGGCTGTAACCTCACCGACGAGGAGTGGCGGGCGCTGCACGCGATGTACGACGCGGAGATCGCCTACACGGACGACATGGTGCGGCGGCTCCTGTCGTACATCGATTCGCTCCCGATGGACGACCCCATCGTCGTCGTCACCGCCGACCACGGGGAACTGTTCGGTGAGGCCGGGCTCCTGGCCCACCGGTACGTCCTCGACGACGCGGTCACGCGGGTCCCGCTGGTCATCGACGGCATCGGCGACCTCGCGGCCGGTCCCGACGACCTCGTCCAGCACGCCGACGTGATGGCGACGCTGCTCGCGATGGCCGACGCCGACCACGAGGACACGATGGGCGTCGACCTCCGGGAGGAGGTCCGCGAGTTCGCCGTCTCCCAGCGAGTGTCGGTCGGCTACGACGCCATCCTCGAACACGATCCGGACTTCGACACCTCCCAGTTCCACAGCGGGCTGCTGACGGCGCTCCGGACGAAAGAGCACAAGCTGCTGACCAGCGACGACGACCCCGAACTGTTCGAACTCCCCGACGAGGAGACCGACGTTGCCGACGCCCAGCCGGAGACGCTCGCGTCGCTCTCGGCGGCCCTCGACGACTGGCTCGCGGTCCACGGCCAGCCCGACACGGAGGCCGAGACGGGAGAGTTCTCCGACGAGGTACAGGATCAGCTCCGGGACCTGGGGTACATCTGA
- a CDS encoding rhomboid family intramembrane serine protease, whose protein sequence is MLQSLPVPALPGWLPFRELVVVVAVVGSFVAVRRLSGDRLADPLRRRLVLGVPWGTLLTITGVLALYLFLQGAWWHARPLVTPFRTWSYFYPLGILTGPFTHSGQGHVVGNVIGTLVYGTVVEYIWGHYPSERGTQTFTSLRTNPYARVLAIPAASVVVGVFTGLFSLGPVIGFSGVVFAMAGFALLIRPYLFLGALVTNRVVDLVLTALRFPEPTVRGQSRFVTPWWSDVAIQGHAIGVVAGILLAAMLLWARGRRPDPRRVFAATVVYAAFQGLWAVYVPLGNARFTLFRWLGTALVFLLAAVVAAATADTDEHFILRPRFEAGWIGWAGVVLLIVMATLSLGAVPGNLTSIDADDVPEDGIEIRDYVVAYEEDVLNQYAANIPTPIETEQTRVNESGIVVASDAREIWIAQVPKGQLATSGRASVTVGGVGWRETVFANRTTWNVAGNRSVYVVQLWRRGEAPRTSYRSPPSTADATIGGRNVTLRPDGSGFELAVSQGNETLATGPVPANTSTREIGGLTFEHNRSRLYAEFDDTRVRVATVRVPPGQRT, encoded by the coding sequence ATGCTTCAGTCGTTGCCGGTGCCGGCACTCCCGGGGTGGCTCCCGTTTCGGGAACTCGTCGTCGTGGTCGCGGTGGTGGGGTCGTTCGTCGCGGTCCGGCGGCTCTCGGGCGACCGGCTCGCGGACCCGCTGCGTCGCAGGCTCGTGCTGGGCGTCCCCTGGGGAACGCTGCTGACGATCACGGGCGTGCTCGCGCTGTATCTGTTCCTCCAGGGCGCGTGGTGGCACGCCCGCCCGCTTGTGACGCCGTTCCGGACCTGGTCGTACTTCTATCCGCTGGGCATCCTGACCGGGCCTTTCACCCACAGCGGGCAGGGCCACGTCGTGGGCAACGTCATCGGGACGCTGGTCTATGGCACCGTCGTCGAGTACATCTGGGGCCACTACCCGTCCGAGCGGGGCACACAGACGTTCACCTCGTTGCGGACGAACCCCTACGCGCGGGTGCTCGCCATCCCCGCCGCGTCGGTCGTCGTCGGCGTCTTCACCGGCCTGTTCTCGCTGGGACCGGTCATCGGCTTCTCCGGTGTCGTGTTCGCGATGGCCGGGTTCGCGCTGTTGATCCGTCCCTACCTGTTCCTCGGTGCCCTGGTGACCAACCGCGTCGTCGACCTGGTGTTGACCGCGCTTCGGTTCCCCGAGCCGACGGTGCGGGGCCAGAGCCGCTTCGTCACGCCGTGGTGGTCCGACGTGGCGATCCAAGGCCACGCCATCGGAGTCGTCGCCGGTATCCTGCTCGCGGCCATGCTGCTGTGGGCGCGCGGCCGGCGCCCCGACCCCAGGCGGGTGTTCGCCGCCACCGTGGTGTACGCCGCTTTCCAGGGGCTCTGGGCGGTGTACGTCCCGCTGGGCAACGCCCGGTTTACGCTGTTTCGCTGGCTCGGAACCGCGCTGGTCTTCCTGCTCGCGGCGGTCGTCGCGGCGGCGACGGCCGACACGGACGAGCACTTCATCCTGCGGCCGCGGTTCGAGGCGGGCTGGATCGGCTGGGCCGGTGTCGTCCTCCTGATCGTCATGGCGACGCTCAGCCTGGGCGCCGTGCCGGGGAACCTCACGTCGATCGACGCCGACGACGTGCCGGAAGACGGGATCGAGATCCGGGACTACGTCGTCGCCTACGAGGAGGACGTGTTGAACCAGTACGCGGCCAACATCCCGACACCGATCGAGACCGAACAGACGCGGGTCAACGAGAGCGGGATCGTCGTCGCCAGCGACGCCAGGGAGATCTGGATCGCGCAGGTTCCGAAAGGCCAACTGGCGACCAGCGGCCGGGCGTCGGTGACCGTCGGCGGCGTCGGCTGGCGCGAGACGGTGTTCGCCAACCGGACGACCTGGAACGTCGCCGGAAACCGGTCGGTGTACGTCGTCCAGCTGTGGCGCCGGGGCGAGGCCCCCCGGACCAGCTACCGGTCGCCGCCGTCGACCGCCGACGCGACGATCGGCGGCCGGAACGTGACGCTCCGGCCGGACGGAAGCGGGTTCGAACTCGCGGTTTCGCAAGGGAACGAGACGCTGGCGACCGGACCCGTACCGGCAAACACCTCTACGCGAGAGATCGGCGGGCTGACCTTCGAACACAACCGCAGCCGCCTGTACGCCGAGTTCGACGACACCCGCGTGCGGGTCGCGACGGTCCGGGTCCCGCCGGGCCAGCGGACCTAG
- a CDS encoding lipopolysaccharide biosynthesis protein, which translates to MIQVAVLYVGFRVAGITLGHAGSLVLAALAAILLSDVRPSLPSLAQLRSMLDYAKFAWVGALRGRVFGWLDTIVLSFFVGASLIGIYEAAWGIASMLAMASASISKTLFPEVSDISGSEQFDQIRHYLDEALAFSGVFVIPGLFGALVLGERILRFYRPEFGQGTGILLILITAYLADVYASQLMNVINAIDRPDAAFRVNIVFVAVNAVLNVVLVWRVGWYGAAVATAISTVLRTVGGYIVLRSLVGSISVPTGEIAKQFLASLAMAAGVWPVVGRVPAGRPGTLVLVALGAAIYGTVWLALSTRARTKVTGLLPVSI; encoded by the coding sequence GTGATCCAGGTCGCGGTCCTCTACGTGGGCTTTCGAGTCGCCGGGATCACACTCGGACACGCGGGCTCGCTCGTGCTGGCGGCGCTCGCGGCTATCCTGCTCAGCGACGTACGCCCGTCACTGCCGAGTCTCGCCCAACTCCGGAGCATGCTCGACTACGCGAAGTTCGCGTGGGTAGGGGCGCTCCGTGGCCGGGTGTTCGGCTGGCTGGATACGATCGTCCTCTCGTTTTTCGTCGGCGCGTCGCTCATCGGGATCTACGAGGCCGCGTGGGGGATCGCGTCGATGCTGGCGATGGCCAGCGCCTCGATCAGCAAGACGTTGTTTCCGGAGGTCAGCGACATCAGCGGCTCCGAGCAGTTCGACCAGATCCGCCACTACCTCGACGAGGCGCTCGCGTTCAGCGGCGTGTTCGTCATCCCCGGCCTGTTCGGTGCGCTCGTGCTGGGCGAGCGCATCCTCCGGTTCTACCGCCCGGAGTTCGGCCAGGGGACCGGAATCTTGCTCATCCTCATCACGGCCTACCTGGCGGATGTCTACGCCTCCCAGCTGATGAACGTCATCAACGCCATCGACCGCCCCGACGCCGCCTTCCGCGTCAACATCGTGTTCGTCGCCGTCAACGCCGTGTTGAACGTCGTCCTCGTGTGGCGCGTCGGCTGGTACGGCGCCGCGGTCGCGACGGCGATCTCGACGGTGTTGCGGACCGTCGGCGGATACATCGTCCTGCGGAGCCTGGTGGGCTCGATCAGCGTTCCGACCGGCGAGATCGCGAAACAGTTCCTCGCCAGCCTCGCGATGGCAGCCGGAGTCTGGCCCGTGGTCGGCCGGGTCCCGGCGGGGCGCCCCGGGACGCTCGTCCTCGTCGCCCTCGGCGCAGCGATCTACGGCACCGTCTGGCTCGCACTCTCGACGCGCGCCCGGACGAAGGTCACCGGGCTGCTCCCTGTCAGCATCTGA
- a CDS encoding response regulator, with the protein MDDTETEPVEVLLAEDNPGDVRLTEKAFEQGGVLNNLHVVNDGDEALAFLRQKGEYADAPRPNLVLLDINMPNTDGTTVLETMQADEQLARIPVVMLTSSEAEEDIVRSYDLGANAYLTKPVDFDGFIDVIERIEDFWLTVVEMPED; encoded by the coding sequence ATGGACGACACCGAGACGGAACCGGTCGAGGTACTGCTCGCGGAAGACAACCCCGGCGATGTCCGACTCACCGAGAAGGCGTTCGAACAGGGCGGGGTGTTGAACAACCTGCACGTCGTCAACGACGGCGACGAGGCCCTGGCCTTCCTCAGACAGAAAGGCGAGTACGCGGACGCTCCGAGGCCGAACCTGGTGTTGCTGGACATCAACATGCCCAACACCGACGGGACGACCGTCCTGGAGACGATGCAGGCAGACGAGCAACTCGCACGGATTCCGGTCGTGATGCTGACGAGTTCGGAGGCCGAGGAGGACATCGTCAGGTCCTACGATCTGGGGGCGAACGCATACCTCACCAAACCGGTCGACTTCGACGGGTTCATCGACGTGATCGAACGGATCGAGGACTTCTGGTTGACCGTCGTCGAGATGCCCGAAGACTGA
- the aglJ gene encoding S-layer glycoprotein N-glycosyltransferase AglJ, with protein MADRDDVCVLLPAYNESATIEPVVRGFREEGFENVLVIDGGSADDTVELAEAAGARVVQQSGSGKGQAVREAVRRYVDAPYVLMADADETYRPDEAGRMLEPLFDGRAEHVIGNRFADMRPGAMSRLNQTGNSVINWAFSVIHGHQYVDILSGYRAFTRESFEQLSLSSDGFGIETEMAVECVKHSVRVTVVPITYEPRPDESETNLHPFRDGATIILTLYRMAKTNNPLFYFGSVGFGSIGLGIVLGAYVAYDWFVNSISHEVIAMVGGIAIVLGLQLLMFGVLSDMIVTVNREQTRRLEDIARKLSEETQPAETAESDRQSDAETEAVAPGDGED; from the coding sequence ATGGCTGACCGCGACGATGTCTGTGTGCTGTTGCCGGCCTACAACGAGTCGGCGACGATCGAGCCGGTCGTCCGCGGGTTCCGCGAGGAAGGGTTCGAGAACGTCCTGGTCATCGACGGCGGGTCCGCCGACGACACCGTCGAACTCGCCGAGGCGGCCGGTGCGCGCGTCGTCCAGCAGTCCGGGAGCGGGAAAGGCCAGGCCGTGCGTGAGGCGGTCCGCCGGTACGTCGACGCGCCGTACGTCCTGATGGCCGACGCCGACGAGACCTACCGCCCGGACGAGGCCGGGCGGATGCTCGAACCGCTGTTCGACGGCCGGGCCGAACACGTCATCGGGAACCGCTTTGCCGATATGCGGCCCGGCGCGATGAGCCGGCTCAACCAGACCGGAAACAGCGTCATCAACTGGGCGTTCTCGGTGATCCACGGTCACCAGTACGTCGACATCCTCTCGGGCTATCGCGCCTTTACCCGCGAGTCGTTCGAACAGCTCTCGCTGTCCTCGGACGGCTTCGGCATCGAGACGGAGATGGCCGTCGAGTGTGTCAAACACAGCGTCCGGGTGACCGTCGTCCCGATCACCTACGAGCCCCGCCCCGACGAATCGGAGACGAACCTCCACCCGTTCCGGGACGGCGCGACGATCATCCTCACGCTCTACCGGATGGCGAAGACCAACAACCCGCTGTTTTACTTCGGGAGCGTCGGCTTCGGGTCGATCGGGCTGGGGATCGTGCTTGGCGCCTACGTCGCCTACGACTGGTTCGTCAACAGCATCTCCCACGAGGTCATCGCGATGGTCGGCGGCATCGCCATCGTGTTGGGCCTCCAGTTGCTCATGTTCGGCGTCCTCTCGGACATGATCGTCACGGTCAACCGCGAACAGACCCGGCGGCTCGAAGACATCGCACGGAAGCTCTCGGAGGAGACACAACCGGCCGAGACGGCCGAATCCGACCGCCAGAGCGACGCGGAGACCGAGGCGGTCGCGCCCGGGGACGGCGAGGACTAG
- a CDS encoding alkaline phosphatase family protein yields MVLVVLGIDALDPELVDEDRHPHLTLSAHHAIETIDSVEGEPSTHELWPTIITGLTPAEHGLELDDGVSWDNPLLNLGSTVADYLLPGGLQTRLGAWLLTNTSEDAFRERASYYADNGLTTVFDGREAKPIGVPNYVVDPDSEDREHNLRRNLGDLFERDPDATGGHTSSDPAAFYEECLEMSMVRIARARRGLRGKRHELVFAYTSGLDLVGHIAHSQPAMQERAYEELDEFVGELLADLDEDDELLLVSDHGLQEGVHTHEAMVAATDERLVADIESVTDVRAAIDAELDAHDHSPSPRDDTADVAAGGERVQEQLEDLGYM; encoded by the coding sequence ATGGTGCTAGTCGTGCTGGGGATCGACGCCCTCGATCCGGAACTCGTCGACGAGGACCGCCATCCGCATCTCACCCTGTCGGCGCACCACGCCATCGAGACGATCGACTCCGTCGAGGGCGAACCCAGTACGCACGAACTCTGGCCGACTATCATCACCGGGCTCACGCCCGCCGAACACGGCCTCGAACTCGACGACGGCGTCTCCTGGGACAACCCGCTGTTGAACCTCGGGAGCACCGTCGCCGACTACCTGCTTCCGGGCGGCCTCCAGACCCGCCTGGGCGCCTGGTTGCTGACCAACACGAGCGAGGACGCCTTCCGGGAGCGGGCGAGCTACTACGCCGACAACGGCCTCACCACCGTCTTCGACGGCCGGGAAGCCAAGCCCATCGGCGTCCCGAACTACGTCGTCGACCCCGACTCCGAGGACCGCGAGCACAACCTCCGACGGAACCTCGGTGACCTCTTCGAACGCGACCCCGACGCCACGGGCGGACACACCTCCTCGGACCCGGCGGCGTTCTACGAGGAGTGTCTGGAGATGTCGATGGTCCGCATCGCCCGCGCTCGGCGGGGACTCCGGGGCAAACGTCACGAACTCGTCTTCGCGTACACGAGCGGCCTCGACCTCGTCGGCCACATCGCCCACAGCCAGCCCGCGATGCAGGAGCGCGCGTACGAAGAACTGGACGAGTTCGTCGGCGAACTCCTCGCGGACCTGGACGAGGACGACGAACTCCTCCTCGTCAGCGACCACGGCCTCCAGGAGGGGGTACACACCCACGAGGCGATGGTCGCGGCCACGGACGAGCGACTCGTCGCGGACATCGAGTCGGTCACCGACGTGCGGGCCGCGATCGACGCCGAACTCGACGCCCACGACCACTCGCCGTCGCCGCGGGACGACACCGCCGACGTGGCCGCGGGCGGCGAGCGCGTCCAGGAGCAACTGGAAGACCTGGGGTACATGTGA